From the Lysobacterales bacterium genome, one window contains:
- the rplA gene encoding 50S ribosomal protein L1, giving the protein MAKISKRIQKMTPTVVAGKTYGIDEALAIVKNNATSKFNESVDVAIRLGIDAKKSDQGVRGSTVLPNGTGKTVKVAVFCPPGEKAEAAKAAGADIVGMDDLAEKMQAGDLNYGVVIASPDAMRVVGKLGQVLGPRGLMPNPKVGTVTPDVAGAVRNAKAGQVRYRNDKAGIIHCTIGKASFESEALKGNLNALLGDVIKAKPSTAKGQYLVKVSLTSTHGVGVVVDQGSLNTK; this is encoded by the coding sequence ATGGCAAAGATCAGCAAACGCATCCAGAAGATGACCCCCACCGTCGTGGCCGGCAAGACCTATGGCATCGACGAGGCCTTGGCCATCGTCAAGAACAACGCGACGTCGAAGTTCAATGAATCGGTCGACGTCGCGATCCGTCTCGGCATCGACGCGAAGAAGTCGGACCAGGGCGTGCGCGGTTCGACCGTGCTCCCGAACGGCACCGGCAAGACCGTCAAGGTCGCCGTGTTCTGCCCTCCTGGCGAAAAGGCCGAAGCGGCGAAAGCTGCGGGCGCAGACATCGTCGGCATGGACGATCTGGCCGAGAAGATGCAGGCCGGTGACCTGAACTACGGCGTCGTGATCGCCTCGCCGGACGCGATGCGCGTGGTCGGCAAGCTCGGTCAGGTGCTGGGCCCGCGCGGCCTGATGCCGAACCCGAAGGTCGGCACGGTCACGCCGGACGTCGCGGGCGCCGTGCGCAACGCGAAGGCGGGCCAGGTCCGCTACCGCAACGACAAGGCCGGCATCATCCACTGCACGATCGGCAAGGCCAGTTTCGAATCCGAAGCGCTGAAGGGCAACCTCAATGCGCTGCTCGGCGACGTCATCAAGGCCAAGCCGTCGACCGCCAAGGGCCAGTACCTCGTCAAGGTCTCGCTGACCAGCACGCACGGCGTTGGCGTCGTGGTCGATCAGGGCTCGCTCAACACGAAGTAA
- the rplK gene encoding 50S ribosomal protein L11 codes for MAKKVVGYIKLQVKAGQANPSPPVGPALGQRGLNIMEFCKAFNAATQKMEPGIPIPVIITAYSDRSFTFITKTPPATILLKKAVGIQSGSKRPNTEKVGKVTRAQLEAIATQKMPDLTAADMDAAVRTIAGSARSMGLVVEG; via the coding sequence ATGGCAAAGAAGGTCGTAGGTTATATCAAGCTGCAGGTGAAGGCCGGTCAGGCCAACCCCTCGCCGCCGGTCGGTCCCGCGCTCGGTCAGCGTGGCCTGAACATCATGGAATTCTGCAAGGCGTTCAATGCCGCCACGCAGAAGATGGAGCCGGGCATTCCGATTCCGGTGATCATCACCGCCTATTCGGATCGCAGCTTCACGTTCATCACCAAGACTCCGCCGGCAACGATTCTCCTGAAGAAGGCGGTCGGCATCCAGTCGGGCTCGAAGCGTCCGAATACCGAAAAGGTCGGCAAGGTCACGCGTGCGCAGCTGGAAGCGATCGCGACCCAGAAGATGCCGGACCTGACGGCAGCCGATATGGACGCCGCGGTGCGCACCATTGCCGGTAGCGCGCGCAGCATGGGTCTCGTGGTGGAGGGTTAA
- the nusG gene encoding transcription termination/antitermination protein NusG has protein sequence MNKRWYVVHAYSGFEHQVAKSLRDRIVRAGMEDKFGDVLVPTEEVVEMRGGQKRKSERKFFPGYVLVQILTHQDAKTTRIDDESWHLIKETAKVMGFIGGTADRPLPIKDSEADVILQRVQDGVEKPRPKVLFEPGELVRVTEGPFNDFNGTVEEVNYEKSRLRVAVLIFGRSTPVELEFGQVEKA, from the coding sequence ATGAACAAGCGTTGGTACGTGGTCCACGCCTATTCCGGCTTCGAGCATCAGGTGGCGAAGTCGCTGCGCGATCGCATCGTGCGCGCCGGCATGGAAGACAAGTTCGGCGACGTGCTGGTCCCGACCGAAGAGGTCGTGGAAATGCGCGGTGGCCAGAAGCGCAAGTCGGAACGCAAGTTCTTCCCGGGCTACGTGCTGGTCCAGATCCTGACCCATCAGGATGCGAAGACAACCCGCATCGACGACGAATCCTGGCATCTGATCAAGGAAACCGCGAAGGTCATGGGCTTCATCGGCGGAACTGCCGATCGCCCGTTGCCTATTAAGGACAGCGAAGCGGATGTGATCCTGCAGCGCGTCCAGGACGGCGTCGAGAAGCCGCGTCCGAAGGTCCTGTTCGAGCCGGGCGAACTGGTGCGCGTCACCGAGGGTCCGTTCAACGACTTCAACGGCACCGTCGAGGAAGTGAACTACGAGAAGAGTCGCCTGCGCGTCGCGGTGCTGATCTTCGGTCGTTCGACGCCGGTGGAGCTCGAGTTCGGTCAGGTCGAGAAGGCTTGA
- the secE gene encoding preprotein translocase subunit SecE, producing MSTNTESSGHGATDKVRLAVSIALIVGGLVAYYYFSRTSVALRIVGLLAAIVAAFGVSYTSSFGRFVREFVTESHFELRKIVWPTGPETRQTTLVIFVVVAIVSLLLFLFDSILVRIFEWLFTAGG from the coding sequence ATGAGCACGAATACCGAAAGCAGCGGACATGGCGCGACCGACAAGGTTCGTCTGGCCGTATCGATTGCGCTGATCGTTGGCGGGCTGGTCGCGTACTACTACTTCTCCCGCACGTCGGTGGCGCTCCGCATTGTCGGGCTGCTGGCGGCGATCGTGGCTGCGTTCGGCGTCAGCTACACCAGCAGCTTTGGCCGATTTGTACGCGAATTCGTCACCGAATCGCACTTCGAATTGCGCAAGATCGTTTGGCCGACTGGCCCGGAAACGCGCCAGACCACCTTGGTCATTTTCGTGGTCGTCGCGATCGTGAGCCTGCTTCTCTTCCTGTTCGACAGCATCCTTGTGCGGATCTTCGAATGGTTGTTCACGGCTGGCGGCTGA
- the ychF gene encoding redox-regulated ATPase YchF: MGIKCGIVGLPNVGKSTLFNALTKAGIPAANFPFCTIDPNIGVVPVPDERLQALSSIAKPLKIIPTLIEFVDIAGLVKGAASGEGLGNKFLAHIREVDAIAHVVRCFEHTDIVHVAGRIDPLDDIDTIDTELALADLDSVEKALNRAEKMAKANDKDAIVKKEVLTRVRDHLNTGKSARSAGLSNEDKAAIRDLFLLTLKPVMYVANVKEDGFSNNPFLDAVRARAATEGAEVVPVCAAIEEELSQLDDADKHAFLADMGLDEPGLNRVIRAGYKLLGLQTYFTAGEKEVRAWTIKAGFTAPQAAGVIHTDFEKGFIRAETIAYSDYIEFKGEAGAKQVGKLRLEGKDYIVKEGDVLHFRFNV; the protein is encoded by the coding sequence ATGGGTATCAAGTGCGGCATCGTGGGCTTGCCGAACGTCGGAAAATCGACGCTGTTCAATGCCTTGACCAAGGCCGGCATTCCGGCGGCGAATTTTCCGTTCTGCACCATCGACCCGAACATCGGCGTCGTGCCGGTGCCGGACGAGCGTCTGCAGGCGCTGTCGTCGATCGCCAAGCCACTCAAGATCATCCCGACCCTGATCGAATTCGTCGACATCGCCGGACTGGTCAAGGGTGCGGCCTCGGGCGAAGGTCTGGGCAACAAATTCCTGGCGCACATTCGCGAAGTCGATGCGATCGCCCATGTCGTGCGCTGTTTCGAGCACACCGACATCGTCCACGTTGCCGGTCGCATCGATCCGCTGGACGACATCGACACGATCGACACCGAGCTTGCGCTGGCCGATCTCGATTCCGTCGAAAAAGCCTTGAACCGCGCTGAAAAGATGGCAAAAGCCAACGATAAGGACGCGATCGTGAAAAAGGAGGTGCTCACGCGCGTGCGTGATCACCTGAACACCGGCAAGTCGGCGCGCAGCGCGGGACTGTCGAACGAAGACAAAGCCGCCATCCGCGACCTGTTCCTGCTCACCCTGAAGCCGGTGATGTATGTCGCCAACGTCAAGGAAGACGGCTTCAGCAACAACCCGTTCCTCGACGCCGTGCGCGCCCGTGCCGCGACCGAGGGTGCGGAGGTCGTTCCGGTCTGTGCCGCGATCGAGGAAGAACTGTCGCAACTCGATGACGCCGACAAACACGCCTTCCTGGCCGACATGGGTCTGGACGAGCCGGGCCTGAACCGCGTCATTCGCGCCGGCTACAAGCTGCTGGGTCTGCAAACCTATTTCACCGCCGGCGAAAAGGAAGTCCGGGCCTGGACCATCAAGGCGGGATTCACCGCGCCGCAGGCTGCGGGCGTGATCCACACCGATTTCGAGAAGGGCTTCATCCGCGCTGAAACCATTGCCTATTCGGACTACATCGAGTTCAAGGGCGAGGCGGGTGCGAAGCAGGTCGGGAAGCTGCGCCTCGAAGGCAAGGATTACATCGTCAAGGAAGGCGATGTCCTGCATTTCCGCTTCAATGTCTGA
- the pth gene encoding aminoacyl-tRNA hydrolase yields the protein MTALRLIVGLGNPGADYSRTRHNAGFWFLDALAESLGARFGVDGKLLAETAKAELAGQSVWLLKPTTFMNRSGQSVSAALRYYKIEPEECLVAHDELDLPPGAARLKFDGGHGGQNGLRDLIAALGHGKFHRLRLGIGHPGDKHEVTNWVLGRPGRDDELAIRDAVARGLQVLPQAVAGDLNGAMKLLHTPVGAARPSTGTRPPQ from the coding sequence ATGACGGCATTGCGCCTGATCGTCGGTCTCGGCAACCCCGGGGCCGACTATTCCCGAACCCGGCACAACGCCGGGTTCTGGTTTTTGGACGCGCTGGCGGAGTCGCTCGGCGCGCGCTTCGGCGTGGACGGCAAACTGCTGGCCGAAACCGCCAAGGCGGAGTTGGCGGGGCAGTCGGTCTGGCTGCTGAAGCCGACCACCTTCATGAATCGCAGCGGTCAGTCGGTATCGGCGGCGCTGCGATACTACAAAATTGAACCGGAAGAATGCCTGGTCGCGCATGACGAACTGGATTTGCCACCCGGCGCCGCGCGCCTCAAGTTCGATGGCGGCCACGGCGGCCAGAACGGCCTGCGCGACTTGATCGCCGCGCTTGGCCACGGCAAGTTCCACCGACTGCGATTGGGCATCGGCCATCCCGGCGACAAGCACGAAGTCACGAACTGGGTGCTCGGGCGTCCTGGTCGTGATGATGAATTGGCGATCCGCGACGCCGTCGCGCGCGGTCTGCAAGTTTTGCCGCAGGCGGTTGCCGGCGACCTGAATGGTGCGATGAAGTTGCTGCATACGCCCGTGGGCGCTGCGCGGCCATCGACCGGCACACGCCCGCCGCAGTAA
- a CDS encoding 50S ribosomal protein L25/general stress protein Ctc: protein MANKQEIKAESRGVEGKGASRRLRHAGKIPAVLYGAKQAPQNIQLEQISTQLLAQNEWFYSSVLQLNLDGKVQKVLLRDIQRHPFKTILMHLDFQRVSETEKLRLSVPLHFLNQEKSPAGKTVGVVITHELNEVEIYCLPKHIPEFIEVDLSTLEVGDIVHMSSLKLGADIEIPALKLGKEHDLALVIARMQKAEVEATADGAAADVPASKVAAPAKGAAPAKGAAAAKGAAPAKGGAAAKGAAPAKAAPAKKK from the coding sequence ATGGCAAACAAACAAGAAATCAAGGCCGAATCGCGTGGTGTCGAGGGCAAGGGTGCGAGCCGCCGCCTGCGTCACGCCGGCAAGATCCCCGCGGTGCTGTACGGCGCCAAGCAGGCGCCGCAGAACATCCAGCTCGAACAGATCAGCACCCAGTTGCTGGCGCAGAACGAGTGGTTCTATTCGTCGGTGCTGCAGCTGAATCTCGACGGCAAGGTCCAGAAGGTCCTGCTGCGCGACATCCAGCGCCATCCGTTCAAGACCATCCTCATGCATCTCGATTTCCAGCGCGTCTCGGAAACCGAGAAGCTGCGTCTGTCGGTGCCGCTGCACTTCCTGAACCAGGAAAAGTCGCCCGCCGGCAAGACCGTGGGTGTCGTCATTACCCACGAACTGAACGAAGTCGAGATCTACTGCCTGCCGAAGCACATCCCGGAGTTCATCGAAGTCGACTTGTCGACGCTCGAAGTCGGCGACATCGTGCACATGTCGAGCCTGAAGCTCGGTGCCGACATCGAGATTCCGGCGTTGAAGCTGGGCAAGGAGCATGATCTGGCGCTGGTCATCGCGCGCATGCAGAAGGCCGAAGTCGAGGCGACGGCGGACGGCGCCGCGGCCGACGTGCCGGCAAGCAAGGTCGCGGCTCCGGCCAAGGGCGCAGCCCCGGCCAAGGGTGCGGCTGCAGCGAAGGGTGCGGCACCGGCCAAGGGTGGCGCTGCGGCCAAGGGCGCAGCCCCGGCCAAGGCGGCTCCGGCGAAGAAGAAGTAA
- a CDS encoding ribose-phosphate diphosphokinase: MKTDGILVFAGNAHRTLALSVCKQLGVPLGKALVGKFSDGEVQVEIEENVRRQEVFVIQPTCAPTAENFMELLVLVDALKRASVASVTAVVPYFGYARQDRRPRSARVPITAKVAAKMIQAVGCDRVLTVDVHADQIQGFFDIPLDNVYASPVLLGDVWRNHGTKNIVVVSPDVGGVVRARAIAKRLDDADLAIIDKRRPRPNEATVMNIIGDVEGKTCVLVDDIVDTAGTLCAAAAALKQRGASKVVAYCTHPVLSGPAIANIQNSAMDELVVTDTIPLAEAARGCARIRQLSVAELLAETMRRISFGESVSSLYID; encoded by the coding sequence ATGAAGACCGATGGAATCCTCGTATTTGCCGGCAATGCCCACCGTACGCTGGCGCTGTCGGTGTGCAAGCAGCTCGGCGTCCCGCTCGGCAAGGCGCTGGTCGGCAAGTTCTCGGATGGCGAAGTCCAGGTCGAGATCGAGGAAAACGTGCGTCGCCAGGAGGTGTTCGTCATTCAGCCGACGTGCGCCCCGACGGCCGAGAATTTCATGGAGTTGCTGGTGCTGGTCGATGCGCTCAAGCGCGCTTCGGTGGCGTCGGTGACGGCAGTCGTGCCGTATTTCGGCTATGCCCGCCAGGATCGCCGCCCGCGCTCGGCGCGCGTGCCGATCACGGCCAAGGTGGCCGCGAAGATGATCCAGGCCGTGGGTTGCGATCGCGTGCTGACGGTGGACGTGCACGCCGACCAGATCCAGGGTTTCTTCGACATCCCGCTCGATAACGTCTACGCCTCGCCGGTGCTGCTCGGCGACGTGTGGCGCAACCACGGCACGAAGAACATCGTCGTGGTCTCGCCGGACGTCGGCGGCGTGGTGCGCGCCCGTGCGATCGCGAAGCGCCTCGATGACGCCGACCTCGCGATCATCGACAAGCGCCGCCCGCGTCCGAACGAGGCGACGGTGATGAACATCATCGGCGACGTCGAAGGCAAGACCTGCGTGCTGGTGGACGACATCGTCGATACCGCCGGCACGCTCTGCGCCGCGGCCGCTGCGTTGAAGCAGCGCGGCGCATCGAAAGTGGTCGCGTATTGCACGCACCCGGTGCTGTCGGGTCCGGCGATCGCGAACATCCAGAATTCCGCCATGGACGAGCTGGTCGTGACCGACACGATCCCGCTCGCCGAGGCGGCCCGGGGCTGCGCGCGCATTCGCCAGTTGTCCGTCGCCGAATTGCTGGCCGAAACGATGCGACGCATCAGTTTCGGCGAGTCGGTCAGCTCGCTCTACATCGATTGA
- the ispE gene encoding 4-(cytidine 5'-diphospho)-2-C-methyl-D-erythritol kinase: MTLTGASLWPAPAKLNLFLHVVGRRTDGYHLLQTVFQFIDLIDTITLSARADGEICRVSPLPGVAAEDDLGVRAARTLQRVTGSRFGADIGLDKRIPIGGGLGGGSSDAATVLVALNEIWETGLNVGELAAIGLQLGADVPVFVRQRNAWAEGIGEQLQAIDLPEQCFVVVHPLVHVATPQIFAAPELTRDTPATTIARFVSDDPTRNDLEPVVRARHREVDSALRWLSGHAPARMSGSGSCVFAAMADEAQADAVVAGCPVQWRAYKVRGLVQSPLADAVSAYRAGRAG; the protein is encoded by the coding sequence GTGACCCTGACCGGTGCCAGCCTCTGGCCGGCGCCGGCCAAGCTGAACCTGTTCCTGCACGTCGTCGGTCGCCGTACCGACGGCTATCACCTGCTGCAGACGGTGTTCCAGTTCATCGACCTGATCGACACGATCACGCTGTCGGCGCGTGCCGATGGCGAGATTTGCCGTGTCTCGCCCTTGCCCGGCGTTGCTGCCGAAGACGATCTCGGTGTGCGTGCCGCGCGCACATTGCAGCGGGTGACGGGTAGTCGCTTCGGCGCCGACATCGGGCTCGACAAGCGCATCCCGATCGGTGGCGGACTGGGCGGCGGCAGTTCTGATGCTGCGACGGTCTTGGTCGCGCTCAATGAAATCTGGGAAACAGGATTGAATGTCGGCGAATTGGCGGCGATCGGCCTGCAACTGGGTGCTGATGTGCCGGTCTTTGTGCGCCAGCGCAATGCCTGGGCCGAAGGCATTGGCGAACAGCTGCAAGCGATTGATCTGCCGGAACAATGTTTTGTCGTCGTGCATCCGTTGGTGCATGTTGCAACGCCGCAGATATTTGCCGCGCCTGAATTGACACGGGACACGCCGGCAACCACAATCGCGCGCTTCGTTTCGGATGATCCGACACGCAATGACCTGGAACCGGTCGTGCGTGCGCGCCACCGTGAGGTGGATTCGGCGCTGCGCTGGCTTTCGGGTCATGCGCCGGCACGGATGAGCGGCAGCGGTTCCTGCGTGTTCGCGGCGATGGCCGACGAGGCGCAGGCCGACGCGGTCGTGGCGGGTTGTCCGGTGCAATGGCGTGCCTACAAGGTGCGCGGGTTGGTGCAGTCGCCGCTTGCGGATGCCGTTTCGGCCTACCGCGCGGGCCGCGCCGGCTGA
- the lolB gene encoding outer membrane lipoprotein LolB, whose protein sequence is MRTAWRIGVLVLVALLLSGCGVRRGTIDSVGDAAHWRLEGRLAVSDGRDSGSGTVTWEQDGAYYMIQLRAPISGQSWRLSGDDALCTLEGLRTYPLTADSPEVLLERELGWHLPVAALRDWLQGRPMSADISVIRDEDGQISGFSEDGWAISYRDFRDGRPTRISARKPPYQVRLAIKSWVVLP, encoded by the coding sequence ATGAGGACGGCCTGGCGAATCGGCGTGCTGGTCCTGGTGGCGTTGTTGCTGAGCGGCTGCGGCGTACGGCGCGGCACCATCGACAGCGTGGGCGACGCCGCCCATTGGCGGCTCGAAGGCCGGCTTGCGGTATCGGACGGGCGCGACAGCGGCAGTGGCACGGTGACCTGGGAGCAGGATGGCGCGTATTACATGATCCAGCTGCGAGCACCGATCAGCGGCCAGAGCTGGCGCCTGTCCGGCGATGACGCCTTGTGCACGCTGGAGGGCCTGCGCACTTATCCGTTGACGGCAGATTCGCCGGAAGTGCTGCTTGAACGCGAGCTCGGCTGGCACTTGCCAGTAGCGGCACTGCGCGATTGGCTGCAAGGTCGTCCGATGAGCGCTGATATCAGCGTGATACGCGACGAAGACGGCCAGATCAGCGGATTCAGTGAAGATGGCTGGGCCATCAGCTATCGCGACTTTCGCGATGGCCGGCCGACCCGCATCAGTGCCCGCAAGCCGCCTTACCAAGTGCGGCTGGCGATCAAGTCCTGGGTGGTTCTGCCGTGA
- a CDS encoding tetratricopeptide repeat protein, which yields MMGKNGLRQAYRAAMHAGLTGIICVVLAACAAAPVARPGHPPAPNLMADDLALFERFQAEYALQGGDRDAAAERLAKAAMLSDDPKQSLSALRSALFAGRRVAAQALLARWRTLAPNEPAGQAYVAAVALASGDSAAAHTAADALGDAADARRRLAEALRWVTPTERVLPFVELRVTRSTDAEDWMHWAAFARDRRAPEVAMRLADLATQRFPRDARVFTLRAALLRERDPAAAVPDLEQALALDGKSALIRLSLAHAYNAAGDAAKAAGVVAGIDPATDESVTAEIAYASRADDPAVMRAAYRHLAALPEPHPPQRLMLLGNVAELVELDAEAERWYRDVPEGVSHAAAQLRIATLRFAAGDASVALATIAELRASGTLGRDDLVRSYLLEGEVRQKANDAAAAVAVFDAGLRMLPDDGELMYARALMLAEAGRDDDMERDLRRMIELDPNDADALNALGYSLVDANRQLDEAAALLARAERISPDSAALLDSLGWLAYRRGDLDAALEKLRAAHARLDDPEVAAHLGEVLWKKGEHDAARKIWTEAAARDPEHRTLRETMRRLLP from the coding sequence ATGATGGGCAAGAACGGATTGCGACAAGCCTATCGTGCAGCAATGCACGCCGGCTTGACGGGAATCATCTGCGTGGTGCTCGCGGCGTGTGCTGCCGCGCCCGTGGCGCGGCCCGGACATCCGCCCGCGCCGAACCTGATGGCCGATGATCTCGCGCTGTTCGAGCGGTTCCAGGCTGAATATGCGCTGCAGGGCGGCGACCGCGATGCCGCGGCCGAGCGTCTGGCCAAGGCCGCGATGCTCAGCGACGACCCGAAGCAGAGCCTGAGCGCCTTGCGCTCGGCCCTGTTCGCGGGACGGCGCGTGGCGGCACAGGCCTTGCTCGCGCGTTGGCGGACATTGGCTCCGAACGAACCCGCGGGCCAGGCCTACGTCGCCGCGGTGGCGCTCGCCAGCGGCGACAGCGCGGCGGCGCACACGGCCGCCGATGCGCTCGGTGATGCTGCGGATGCTCGTCGCCGACTTGCCGAGGCCTTGCGCTGGGTCACGCCGACCGAGCGCGTCCTGCCGTTTGTCGAGCTGCGTGTGACGCGCAGCACCGATGCCGAAGACTGGATGCATTGGGCCGCGTTCGCCCGCGACCGCCGTGCGCCGGAGGTCGCGATGCGACTGGCGGATCTGGCGACGCAGCGATTCCCGCGCGATGCCCGTGTGTTCACCCTGCGCGCCGCACTGTTGCGCGAACGCGACCCGGCGGCGGCCGTGCCCGATCTCGAGCAGGCGCTGGCGCTGGACGGGAAGTCGGCGCTGATCCGACTCTCGCTGGCGCATGCCTACAACGCTGCCGGTGACGCGGCAAAAGCGGCGGGCGTCGTGGCCGGGATCGATCCGGCGACGGATGAGTCGGTCACCGCCGAGATCGCCTATGCATCGCGGGCCGACGATCCGGCCGTGATGCGCGCCGCCTATCGGCATCTGGCCGCCTTGCCGGAACCACATCCGCCGCAGCGGCTGATGCTGCTGGGCAACGTTGCCGAACTGGTCGAGCTCGATGCCGAGGCCGAGCGCTGGTATCGCGACGTGCCCGAAGGCGTGAGTCATGCTGCGGCGCAGTTGCGCATCGCGACGCTGCGCTTTGCGGCCGGTGACGCCTCCGTGGCCCTCGCGACCATCGCCGAACTGCGCGCCAGCGGAACCCTGGGTCGCGATGATCTGGTGCGCAGCTATCTGCTCGAAGGCGAGGTGCGCCAGAAAGCGAACGATGCCGCGGCGGCGGTGGCGGTCTTCGATGCCGGTCTGCGCATGCTGCCGGACGATGGCGAACTGATGTACGCCCGTGCGCTGATGCTGGCCGAGGCCGGTCGCGACGACGACATGGAGCGCGACCTGCGGCGCATGATCGAACTCGATCCGAACGATGCCGACGCCCTGAATGCGCTCGGTTATTCGCTGGTCGACGCAAACCGTCAGCTCGACGAAGCTGCCGCGCTGCTGGCGCGTGCCGAACGCATCAGCCCGGACAGCGCGGCCTTGCTCGACAGTCTCGGCTGGCTCGCGTATCGGCGGGGCGATCTCGATGCTGCGCTGGAGAAACTGCGTGCTGCGCATGCCCGGCTCGACGATCCCGAGGTCGCTGCGCACCTCGGCGAAGTGCTGTGGAAAAAGGGCGAGCACGACGCCGCCCGGAAGATCTGGACCGAGGCGGCGGCACGCGACCCGGAACACCGCACCCTGCGCGAAACGATGCGCCGGTTGCTGCCATGA
- a CDS encoding glutamyl-tRNA reductase: MTLLALGLNHQTAPLALREQVALAPEQTGAALRELRSLAGVHEAALVSTCNRTELYCRVAPGAESVPQDWLHRHFQLSPGRLDSFLYQHENEAAVRHLFRVATGLDSMVLGEPQILGQVKTAYHLARDAGALDSAMERLFQQSFSVAKRARTETRIGASPVSVAFAAVRLAQQIFADFATAGVLLIGAGDTIELCARHLAEAGTKRLVVANRTLANARGLADRFHGQAIALTDLPDALVQADIVIASTAARDPVITKAMAAKALKARRHRPQFMLDLAVPRDIAADVADLEDIYLYTVDDIGRSIDEAMRSRREAANEAEEIVALAAEHFMGWLRAIDGPGPIQKIRSEAERHRDDVLDKARAMLQSGRDPAEALNFLANTLTNKLLHAPSSNLRAAALRGDAELLRSAEQLFIADDRKR, encoded by the coding sequence ATGACGCTTCTCGCCCTCGGACTCAACCACCAGACCGCACCGCTCGCACTGCGCGAGCAAGTGGCGTTGGCGCCCGAGCAGACGGGCGCGGCGCTGCGCGAACTGCGGTCCCTCGCGGGCGTGCATGAAGCAGCCCTGGTCTCGACCTGCAACCGCACCGAGTTGTACTGCCGCGTCGCCCCCGGCGCCGAGTCCGTGCCGCAGGACTGGCTGCACCGGCATTTCCAGCTGAGCCCGGGACGCCTCGACAGTTTCCTGTACCAGCACGAGAACGAAGCCGCGGTAAGGCATTTGTTCCGGGTCGCGACCGGGCTGGATTCGATGGTGCTCGGCGAGCCGCAGATCCTCGGCCAGGTCAAGACCGCCTACCACCTTGCGCGCGACGCCGGCGCGCTCGACTCGGCCATGGAGCGGCTGTTCCAGCAGAGCTTCAGCGTCGCCAAGCGCGCCCGCACCGAAACCCGGATCGGTGCCAGCCCGGTGTCGGTGGCCTTCGCGGCAGTACGACTGGCACAGCAGATCTTTGCCGATTTCGCGACCGCCGGCGTCTTGCTGATTGGCGCCGGCGACACCATCGAGCTCTGTGCGCGTCATCTCGCCGAAGCTGGCACCAAGCGGCTGGTGGTTGCGAACCGCACGTTGGCGAACGCACGCGGACTGGCCGACCGCTTCCACGGCCAGGCGATCGCGTTGACCGACTTGCCGGATGCACTGGTGCAAGCCGACATCGTGATCGCCTCGACCGCCGCGCGCGACCCGGTGATCACCAAGGCGATGGCCGCGAAAGCACTGAAGGCGCGCCGCCATCGCCCGCAATTCATGCTCGATCTGGCCGTGCCGCGCGACATCGCCGCCGACGTCGCCGATCTGGAAGATATTTACCTCTACACCGTCGACGACATCGGCCGCTCGATCGACGAAGCGATGCGCTCGCGCCGCGAAGCCGCGAACGAGGCCGAAGAGATCGTGGCGCTCGCCGCCGAACACTTCATGGGCTGGCTGCGCGCCATCGATGGCCCGGGGCCGATCCAGAAGATCCGCAGCGAGGCCGAGCGCCATCGCGACGACGTGCTCGACAAGGCGCGCGCCATGCTGCAGAGCGGCCGCGATCCGGCCGAGGCGCTGAACTTCCTCGCGAATACGCTGACCAACAAGCTGCTGCATGCGCCGTCGAGCAATCTGCGGGCGGCGGCACTGCGCGGCGACGCCGAGCTTCTGCGCAGCGCCGAGCAGCTGTTCATCGCGGACGATCGCAAGCGATGA